TTTCCAGTTTGAAAGCGCAGGGATGCAGAAATACCTCCGCGACCTCAAGCCCGACAAATTCGACGACCTCATCGCCATGAACGCCCTCTACCGCCCCGGGCCGTTGGAGTACATCCCCGACTTCATCGCCCGCAAACACGGACGGCAGCAGGTGACTTATGATTTGCCCGACATGGAGGAGTATTTGAAGGACACTTTCGGCATCTGTGTCTATCAGGAACAAATCATGCTGCTCTCGCAAAAACTCGCGGGCTTCTCCAAAGGCGATGCCGACGTGCTGCGCAAAGCGATGGGCAAAAAGCAAAAAGCCGTGCTCGACAAGATGAAAGGGCAGTTCATCGAGGGCGCGGTCGCCAAAGGCCACCCGGCGGACAAGCTCGAAAAAATCTGGACCGACTGGGAAGCCTTCGCCTCCTACGCTTTCAACAAGTCGCACTCCACCTGCTACGCTTTCGTCGCCTACCAAACGGCTTACCTGAAAGCCCACTACCCCTCCGAGTACATGGCGGCGGTGCTGACCCATTCTCAAAGCAACATTGACAAAATCACCTTTTTCCTCGAAGAGTGCAAGCGCATGGGCTTGACCGTGAAAGGCCCCGACGTGAACGAATCGGGAGTCAATTTTTCGGTAAACAAAAAAGGCGAAATACGCTACGGCATGGGGGCAGTGAAAGGCGTGGGCGAGGCCGCCGTCGAGGTGCTTATCGCCGAGCGCAAGGCCAACGGCCCGTTCAAGGACATTCACGATTTCATGCGGCGCGTCAGCCTGCGCGTGGTCAACAAGCGCGTGATGGAGAGCCTTGTGTTTGCCGGCGCGTTTGATAGTTTTGAAAATACCAACATCGCGCCGGGCAAACCCACCTTGCACCGCGCAGCCTTCTTCCAACCCTCCGACAAGTACGAAACATTTATCGAAAACCTACTGAAATACGGCGCGGCCTATCAGGAGGAAAAAATCATGTCGGTCAACTCGCTCTTTGGCGACCTCTCCGAGACCGTCGGCATCGCCGAGCCGCCCGTGCCGAAAGCCGAGCCTTGGAACCTCGTGCTGAAACTGCAAAAAGAAAAAGACGTGGTGGGCCTCTACCTCTCCGGCCACCCGCTCGACGATTTTCGCTACGAATGGGAAACCTTCGCTACCCCGCTCGCCAACGTCGAAAACTTCAAAAATCGCAAGGTCAACGTAGCGGGTTTTGTGCTAAAGGCAGAGCACCGCATCAGCCAAAAAGGCACGGGCTGGGGGCGTTTCACCTTGCAGGACTACACCGGCTCGCTCGACATCACGATGTTTTCCGAGACCTACGCCAAATTCAAATCCTTCTTCGAGGAAGGCACGACGGTCTATGTGGAAGGCGAATACAAGCAGCGTTACAACTCCGACGAGTTTGAATTTCGCGTGCTGAACGCCAGACTGTTGGAAACCGTCGGGCAGGAAAAAACCTCCTCCATCACCCTGCGCATCCCGGTCGAAACCCTTTCGGGCACGCTCATCGAGCGCATCGAACAACTTTGCTCGGCGCACAAAGGCAAACACGACCTGCGCATGGAACTGGTGGATTTCACCAACAAAGAACGCCTCGCCTTCCGCTCCGCCGCGCGCAAGGTGAACGTGGACAACGACTTCATCGCCGCGGTGAAGGAGTTGGGCGTGGAGTGTGGGGTGAATTGAGTTTTTCCGTAATTTTGAGTTCTAAAAGAAATAACATGGAAGCCATGCAAACGCCTTTCAACGCCGCCCAACAAGAGTTGCTCCAACTCTTTGCCGTGGGCCTCTCGGACGAAGAACTCCGCGAGCTGAAACAGATTTTGCTCGATTTCAAATTCCGACGAGTGACGGCGCTCGCTGATAAAGTCTGGGACGAAAAAGGTTGGAATGATGAAACGGTGGAAAAAATACTGCAAACCCGTATGCGCACACCGTACAAAAAGGAAAATTGAACAGATGTCCGAATCATGCGCATTGTCCTCGACACCAATGTTCTGCTGACTTGTTTTTCGTCTCGCTCTAAAACCCACCTGATATGGCAATCGCTTCGGCAAGGGAAGTTTGACTTGTGCGTGACGACCGAGGTTCTTGCTTAATATGAGGAGATTATCACTGAGCAAACCAATGCCGAACTTGCAGCAGCCGTTCTTGACGCTATCCTCCATTTGCCGAATTTGAGGCTCGTCACCCGGTATTTCAAATGGAATCTCATTACCCCCGACCCTGACGATGACAAATTTGTGGATTGTGCCATTGCCGCCGGAGCCGACTACCTTGTGACCGAGGACAAACACTTCAAAATTCTTGAAAAAATCCCTTTCCCAACAGTTCGGATGCTTCGAGAAAAGGAGTTTGTGGAAATGTTGAAGCAACACTGACGACTTCATCGCGGCGGTGAGGGAGTTGGGGGGGGAGTGCGGGGTGAATTGGAAAGCTTTTTGTGTTTTATTTTTTGTTTTAAATTTGCATTCCAAACCTAAAACCAATCCTGATTATGAACTCCTTCGGAGGTAACTGGACTGAAAACAAGATTGAAATATTGGTTGAGTACGCCAAAGCTTACTTGACTATCATGAACGTCTATGCCAATAAATTTGGCTGGAAATTGATGTATTTTGATGGATTTGCAGGAAGTGGGCTAATTGTCAAAGAAAAAGATGAGAACCGAAAAGAGATTATTGGAGCGGCTCGACGAATTATATACCTCGTGCCGCCAAGTTTTCAGCATGGTTGGAAGGATGAGATCACGTTTACTAAACTTCAAAAGTTTAGTAAACGTTACCCTAGACGATGCTGAAAACTTGGCGGCGCGAGGTATAGAAATTGAGGAACCTCGACCTTTTGACGAATACTACTTCGTTGAATTGCATGAAGGCAATCTAAAAACCTTGTAACAAAGTACCAAGTCGGCCTTTCCTCAAAAAACGATTTATACTGTAAAAGAAGACTGTAACACAAAGCTAAAAGCCCTTGCAGGCTTTCTTCAGACTTCCAAAGGCAAGCCTTATAAGATTCTCGCTTTTATAGACCCGTGCGGAATGCAATTAGAATGGGATGCAATTCAGTGTTTGAAGAATCTCTCGATTGATACGTGGGTTTTAGTTCCAACTGGCATGGGGGTCAGTCGTCTTTTAAAAAATGACGGAAACATCTCGGATGCTTGGCTTGGGAAACTAGAGGTTTTTTTGGGAATGGGTAGAGATGAAATTCGACAGTTCTTTTACAAAGAAAAGGAAGTACAAACGCTATTTGGTCCCGAAACAGTTGTGACAAAAGAAGAGAGAGCGATTGAGAAATCGGCCGAACTTTATCGAAGTAGGCTTGGCGCGATTTTCAAATTTGTCTCTGAAACATACGTTTTGAAAACCGAATCAAATACTACTCTTTTTCATTTCCTCATGGCCTCCAATAACCCAAGCGCAGTAAAAATAGCCAATGAAATCGTTAGAAAATACAACACAATAACCTGACTATCATGGCACACTCCCGCATCGAATGGACAGAAATGACTTGGAACCCAACTACGGGATGCACCAAGATTTCGCAAGGGTGTAAATTCTGCTATGCCGAGGTATTGACAAGGCGGCTGAAAGCCATGGGGTTGGAGAAATACAAAGATGGATTCAAGGTGGTAAAGACGCACCCGGAAGAATTATTGCGACCTTACGAGTGGAAAAGCCCCAAAGTTGTTTTCGTCAACAGCATGAGCGACCTCTTTCATGAAGATGTTCCACTCGACTACATCAAAATGGTGTTTGGCGTGATGAACGACTGCCGTCAGCATCAGTTTCAGGTTTTGACCAAACGAGCCGAACGATTGGCAGAAGTCGCTGGTGAACTGACTTGGACAGAAAATATCTGGATGGGCGTATCAGTTGAAAATCAGAAAGTTGAGAACCGAATTCAGTATTTGAAACAAACGCCAGCCCTCATCAAATTCCTTTCTCTTGAACCACTTATTGGTCCTTTACCGAACCTCGACCTTTGGGGAATTGATTGGGTTATCGTCGGCGGGGAGAGCGGTCGCAAACCTCGCCCGATAAAAACGGAATGGGTGTTAGACATTAAAAATCAATGCGAAACAGCCAGAGTAGCTTTCTTTTTCAAGCAATGGGGCGGCACCAACAAGAAAAAATCAGGTAGATTATTGGAGGGCAGGACGTATGACGGGATGCCCAAATTGACGCAACCGATAGCATTTTAGTTTTCACCTCCCATGCCTCTCACCTACACCAACCGCTGCCGCCAGACCCACTACTTCCGCGCTGTCGAAACCGCCAAAGGCGGCACACGCTACTACATCGTCAAGTCGCTGCAATATCCCGACCTGATTGACGAATTGCCCGATGGTTTTGAAATTCACGAACAGCCTTACGAAGGCCGCTTTATATGTGGAAAAAGTACGACGACAATTTTCGTTTCATCTTGATTGACCCTCAAAAACGCATTTTTCAAGCCGAGCGCCGAACGTATTTCAGCCTTGGTGGCGGAGATTACCGGCCGCTCAAAAACGGTCGCGGTACTTTGGAAGAACTCACCGAACGATTTTGCCCACATATCGGGCGCGAGTCTTATTTCGAGCTGCTGGTGCCGGAAGGGTTCGATGAGTAACCTGCTATTTATCCCTCGCCCCTTCAAGGATACGCCTCACCAGCCTCGGCCCTTCGTACACCAAGCCCGTGTAAACCTGCACCAAATCGGCACCAGCTTCCCACTTTTCTTGGGCCGAAGCAGGCGACTCTATGCCCCCCACACCGATAATAACGGCCTCTTTCCCAAGTTTTGTTCGCAAGTAGCGAATGACGGAGGTGGCCCGTTCGCGCAGGGGAGCACCGCTCAAACCACCCGCCCCCATCGCCTCGACGCGGAGCTTCGGCGTGCGCAGGTGGTCTCTCGAAATAGTCGTGTTGGTGGCAATCACTCCCGCCAAGCCAGTCGTGTTCACGATGTCGGCGATGTCGTCCAATTGACTGTCCGTAAGGTCGGGGGCGATTTTCAGCAAAATAGGTTTGGGCGCGGGCCGTGATTGATTTTTTTCCTGCAGCAGCAACAAGAGCCGGGTCAGCGGTTCTTTTTCTTGCAAGGCCCGCAGCCCCGGTGTGTTTGGGGAGCTCACATTGACCACAAAATAATCCACCCACGGGAAAAGCGCCTCGAAGCAAAGGAGGTAATCGCGTTCGGCTTGCTCATT
This genomic interval from Saprospiraceae bacterium contains the following:
- a CDS encoding phage Gp37/Gp68 family protein, with amino-acid sequence MTWNPTTGCTKISQGCKFCYAEVLTRRLKAMGLEKYKDGFKVVKTHPEELLRPYEWKSPKVVFVNSMSDLFHEDVPLDYIKMVFGVMNDCRQHQFQVLTKRAERLAEVAGELTWTENIWMGVSVENQKVENRIQYLKQTPALIKFLSLEPLIGPLPNLDLWGIDWVIVGGESGRKPRPIKTEWVLDIKNQCETARVAFFFKQWGGTNKKKSGRLLEGRTYDGMPKLTQPIAF
- a CDS encoding quinone-dependent dihydroorotate dehydrogenase, whose protein sequence is MYSLLKPLLFLLPPETAHRVTVLLLDWAAAFPPTRILLRKMYRLPDKRCERRVMGLTFPNPVGLAAGFDKDGKHIRGMACLGFGFVEVGTVTPLPQDGNPRPRLFRLLADHALINRMGFNNEGLEALARRLKNLREKGAPNGLIIGGNIGKNKATPNEQAERDYLLCFEALFPWVDYFVVNVSSPNTPGLRALQEKEPLTRLLLLLQEKNQSRPAPKPILLKIAPDLTDSQLDDIADIVNTTGLAGVIATNTTISRDHLRTPKLRVEAMGAGGLSGAPLRERATSVIRYLRTKLGKEAVIIGVGGIESPASAQEKWEAGADLVQVYTGLVYEGPRLVRRILEGARDK
- the tcmP gene encoding three-Cys-motif partner protein TcmP; the protein is MYTVKEDCNTKLKALAGFLQTSKGKPYKILAFIDPCGMQLEWDAIQCLKNLSIDTWVLVPTGMGVSRLLKNDGNISDAWLGKLEVFLGMGRDEIRQFFYKEKEVQTLFGPETVVTKEERAIEKSAELYRSRLGAIFKFVSETYVLKTESNTTLFHFLMASNNPSAVKIANEIVRKYNTIT